The following are from one region of the Amycolatopsis sp. QT-25 genome:
- the speB gene encoding agmatinase, with protein sequence MSDTAPIGPVDSSEVPRFAGFATFARLPRIDQVERADVAVVGVPFDAGVSYRPGARFGPAALREASRLLRPYHPELDVSPFAETQVVDAGDIALNPFNIGEAIETLQDEAEALTANGTRLVTVGGDHTIALPLLRAAAKKHGPVALLHFDAHLDTWDTYFGEPYTHGTPFRRASEEGILDTEALSHVGTRGPLYGKRDLEEDRRLGFGIVTSGDVMRRGVAETVDALRQRIGGRPLYVSVDIDVLDPAHAPGTGTPEAGGMTSRELLEILRGLRGCNLVGADVVELAPAYDHAEITAIAASHVAYDLVSLLSLGKSE encoded by the coding sequence GTGAGTGACACCGCCCCGATCGGCCCCGTCGACTCGTCCGAGGTGCCCCGGTTCGCCGGTTTCGCGACCTTCGCGAGGCTCCCGCGGATCGACCAGGTCGAGCGTGCCGATGTCGCCGTCGTCGGCGTGCCGTTCGACGCCGGGGTGTCCTACCGCCCCGGCGCGCGGTTCGGCCCCGCCGCGCTCCGTGAGGCCAGCAGGCTCCTTCGCCCGTATCACCCGGAACTCGACGTCTCGCCGTTCGCCGAAACGCAGGTGGTCGACGCCGGTGACATCGCGCTCAACCCGTTCAACATCGGCGAAGCGATCGAAACCCTGCAGGACGAGGCCGAGGCGCTGACCGCGAACGGGACGCGGCTGGTGACCGTCGGCGGCGACCACACGATCGCGCTGCCGCTGCTGCGCGCGGCGGCGAAGAAGCACGGGCCGGTGGCGCTGCTGCACTTCGACGCGCACCTCGACACCTGGGACACCTACTTCGGCGAGCCGTACACCCACGGCACCCCGTTCCGGCGGGCGTCCGAGGAAGGCATCCTCGACACCGAAGCGCTGTCCCACGTCGGCACGCGCGGCCCGCTGTACGGCAAGCGGGATCTGGAAGAGGACCGCCGCCTCGGATTCGGCATCGTCACCTCCGGCGACGTGATGCGCCGCGGGGTCGCCGAGACCGTCGACGCGCTGCGCCAGCGTATCGGCGGCCGCCCGCTCTACGTCTCCGTCGACATCGACGTGCTCGACCCCGCGCACGCGCCGGGCACCGGCACCCCCGAAGCGGGCGGCATGACCAGCCGTGAACTGCTGGAGATCCTGCGCGGACTGCGGGGCTGCAACCTCGTCGGCGCGGATGTGGTGGAGCTCGCCCCGGCTTACGATCACGCCGAGATCACCGCCATCGCGGCCTCCCACGTCGCCTACGACCTGGTGAGCCTGCTCAGCCTGGGAAAGAGCGAATGA
- a CDS encoding sodium:solute symporter produces the protein MAGDYAVITLYIAGMIGVGWFGLRLAKTKSDYLVAGRRLGWFMYSGTMSAVVLGGASTVGGVKLGYTYGISGAWLVIAIGVGILVLHTLFARRLVRLRVYTVGEMLDLRYGGSTSAISGVVMWGYTLMLTVTSTLAFATIFKVLFSVPNWAGIAIGGSIVVLYSVLGGMWSITLTDIVQFVVKTIGILFILLPVSIVSAGGFDGMAARLDESYFELTAIGGDTIFTYFLVYSFGLLIGQDIWQRVFTARTPGIATGGGVISGVYCLVYGLAGALIGTAARTLYPNLASAQDAFATIVEQQLPAGIRGLVLAAALSAMMSTASGALIACSTVSTSDLLSKLGLKNAGNEVARNRVTTLILGVVALGIAMVVDDVVNALTIAYDILVGGLLVAIIGGLAWKRGTRQGALASMVAGTVVVIAFMIIDGVEADSPIYWGLGSSLAVYLLVSFLTPRTSDEILTVWTRRLNGSAVAEEEEAELAASKS, from the coding sequence GTGGCCGGTGACTACGCGGTGATCACGCTCTACATAGCGGGCATGATCGGGGTGGGCTGGTTCGGCCTGCGGCTGGCCAAGACCAAATCCGACTACCTGGTCGCGGGCCGCCGCCTCGGCTGGTTCATGTACTCGGGCACGATGTCCGCGGTGGTGCTCGGCGGCGCTTCGACGGTCGGCGGGGTGAAGCTCGGCTACACCTACGGCATCTCCGGCGCCTGGCTCGTGATCGCGATCGGCGTCGGCATCCTGGTCCTGCACACGTTGTTCGCGCGGCGGCTGGTGAGGCTGCGCGTCTACACCGTCGGCGAGATGCTCGACCTGCGCTACGGCGGTTCCACCAGCGCCATCTCCGGTGTGGTCATGTGGGGCTACACCCTGATGCTGACCGTCACCTCGACGCTGGCGTTCGCCACCATCTTCAAGGTCCTGTTCAGCGTGCCGAACTGGGCCGGGATCGCCATCGGCGGGTCGATCGTGGTGCTCTACTCGGTGCTCGGCGGCATGTGGTCGATCACGCTGACCGACATCGTCCAGTTCGTCGTCAAGACCATCGGCATCCTCTTCATCCTGCTGCCGGTCTCGATCGTCTCGGCGGGCGGCTTCGACGGGATGGCCGCGCGGCTGGACGAGAGCTACTTCGAACTCACCGCCATCGGCGGCGACACGATCTTCACCTACTTCCTCGTCTACAGCTTCGGCCTGCTCATCGGACAGGACATCTGGCAGCGCGTGTTCACCGCGAGGACGCCGGGCATCGCCACCGGCGGCGGCGTCATCTCCGGTGTCTACTGCCTGGTCTACGGCCTCGCCGGCGCGCTGATCGGCACGGCGGCCCGAACGCTGTACCCGAACCTCGCCAGCGCGCAGGACGCGTTCGCGACCATCGTCGAACAGCAACTGCCCGCCGGGATCCGCGGCCTGGTGCTCGCGGCGGCGTTGTCGGCGATGATGTCGACCGCCAGCGGCGCGCTCATCGCCTGCTCCACGGTCAGCACCTCGGACCTGCTTTCCAAGCTGGGCCTCAAGAACGCCGGCAACGAGGTCGCCAGGAACCGCGTGACCACCTTGATCCTCGGTGTCGTCGCGCTCGGCATCGCGATGGTCGTGGACGACGTCGTCAACGCGCTGACCATCGCCTACGACATCCTCGTCGGCGGTCTGCTGGTCGCGATCATCGGCGGGCTGGCCTGGAAACGCGGCACTCGTCAGGGCGCGCTCGCGTCGATGGTCGCCGGTACCGTCGTGGTGATCGCGTTCATGATCATCGACGGCGTCGAGGCCGACAGCCCGATCTACTGGGGGCTCGGCTCCAGCCTGGCGGTGTACCTGCTGGTCAGCTTCCTCACCCCGCGTACCTCCGACGAGATCCTCACCGTGTGGACCCGCCGTCTGAACGGCAGCGCGGTCGCCGAAGAAGAAGAGGCGGAACTCGCCGCTTCGAAGTCCTGA
- a CDS encoding PucR family transcriptional regulator: MTQSRDQLDSDVHVPLRAVVGNPELALDPVVETLRPGALDAPVRWAHVSELRDPAPYLLGAELLLTAGVNLPAEPSEVDRYVRRLAGSGISALGFGLTPGTHETLPAALRSACARHGLPLIVVQPRTPFLAISRAVSVALAEAGQREQRRIAAAREALTRAAGDGLGELAGALAGRLRAWVALVGVGDVLAADHGAPSPLPDEVRELVATLRAGRGIRSATTELADGTHVVAQPVYPQATASHLVVVGRAGRFGGADRSILSVGAALLGLVGRAGSDAAGLGATATALLLGETGVLGGDEHRLVAGIAYRRGPNEVAARYDWLRARLDTPLLRLLPGPRFTAIVREAPEIGDLDRLRADGWLAVVGSPVRPDRLPEAGAEVELLLRRAAALERPVVAEASGLGLDTLIAPDAAAGFAAQALAPLRELDRKGDRELIDTLRTWLAHHGGWDRTAAELGVHRNSVRHRIGQIERALGVDLADPETRMRLWFALRWAS, translated from the coding sequence ATGACCCAAAGCCGCGATCAGCTCGACTCGGATGTGCATGTCCCGTTACGGGCCGTGGTCGGCAACCCTGAACTGGCACTCGACCCGGTCGTGGAGACATTGCGGCCGGGTGCGCTCGACGCCCCGGTGCGCTGGGCGCACGTCAGCGAGCTGCGTGACCCCGCGCCCTACCTGCTCGGGGCGGAACTGCTGCTCACCGCCGGGGTGAACCTTCCGGCGGAGCCGTCCGAGGTCGACCGCTACGTCCGCCGGCTGGCCGGCAGCGGGATCTCCGCGCTCGGCTTCGGGCTGACACCGGGCACCCACGAGACCCTGCCGGCGGCGCTGCGGTCGGCCTGTGCGCGGCACGGGTTGCCGCTGATCGTCGTGCAGCCGCGGACGCCGTTCCTGGCGATCAGCCGTGCGGTGTCGGTCGCGCTGGCCGAGGCCGGACAGCGGGAACAGCGGCGGATCGCGGCCGCCCGCGAGGCGCTGACCAGGGCGGCGGGCGACGGGCTCGGCGAACTCGCGGGCGCGCTGGCCGGGCGGCTGCGGGCGTGGGTGGCGCTGGTCGGTGTCGGCGACGTCCTCGCCGCCGACCACGGCGCGCCGTCGCCGCTGCCGGACGAGGTCCGGGAACTGGTCGCCACGCTGCGCGCGGGCCGGGGGATCCGCAGCGCGACGACGGAACTGGCCGATGGCACGCACGTCGTCGCGCAACCGGTGTACCCACAGGCGACGGCGTCACATCTGGTCGTGGTCGGCCGGGCCGGGCGGTTCGGCGGCGCGGACCGCTCGATCCTGTCGGTCGGGGCGGCGCTGCTCGGGCTGGTGGGCCGCGCGGGTTCGGACGCGGCCGGACTGGGTGCCACCGCCACGGCGCTGCTGCTGGGGGAGACCGGCGTGCTCGGCGGGGACGAACACCGCCTGGTCGCCGGGATCGCCTACCGCCGAGGGCCGAACGAGGTCGCCGCGCGCTACGACTGGCTGCGCGCGCGGCTCGACACCCCGCTCCTGCGGCTGCTGCCCGGCCCACGCTTCACCGCGATCGTCCGCGAGGCACCGGAGATCGGCGACCTCGACCGGCTCCGGGCCGACGGCTGGCTCGCGGTCGTGGGTTCGCCCGTCCGGCCCGACCGGCTCCCCGAGGCGGGCGCCGAAGTGGAGTTGCTGCTGCGGCGGGCCGCCGCGCTGGAACGACCGGTGGTGGCGGAGGCGTCCGGCCTCGGGCTGGACACGCTGATCGCCCCGGACGCGGCGGCCGGATTCGCCGCCCAAGCGCTGGCGCCGCTCCGTGAACTCGACCGGAAGGGCGACCGCGAACTCATCGACACGCTGCGGACCTGGCTCGCGCACCACGGCGGCTGGGACCGGACGGCCGCCGAACTCGGCGTGCACCGCAACAGCGTCCGGCACCGGATCGGGCAGATCGAACGGGCACTGGGGGTGGACCTGGCGGATCCGGAGACCCGGATGCGGCTGTGGTTCGCCCTGCGATGGGCCTCGTGA
- a CDS encoding response regulator transcription factor has protein sequence MRILVVEDEEPLADAIARGLRREGMAVDIALTGDDGHEKAAVTRYDVVLLDRDLPGMSGDDLCREIVASGELTRVLMLTASSSVSDRVDGLSLGADDYLAKPFAFPELVARVRALGRRATPAAPPLLTAGDVELDPARRTVRRASGPVELTRKEFGVLEVLLSAAGSVVSSEELLERVWDENADPFTTTVRVTVMTLRKKLGEPGIIETVVGSGYRVPEQGTARG, from the coding sequence GTGCGAATTCTGGTAGTCGAAGACGAAGAACCCCTCGCCGACGCGATCGCACGCGGCCTGCGGCGCGAGGGGATGGCGGTGGACATCGCGCTCACGGGTGACGACGGGCACGAGAAGGCCGCCGTCACCCGGTACGACGTCGTGTTGCTCGACCGCGACCTGCCCGGGATGTCCGGTGACGACCTGTGCCGCGAGATCGTCGCGTCCGGCGAGCTGACCCGCGTGCTGATGCTCACCGCGAGCAGTTCCGTTTCGGACCGTGTCGACGGGCTTTCCCTCGGCGCCGACGACTATCTCGCCAAGCCGTTCGCCTTCCCCGAACTCGTCGCGCGGGTGCGGGCGCTCGGCCGCCGCGCGACCCCGGCCGCGCCGCCGCTGCTGACTGCGGGTGACGTCGAACTGGATCCGGCGAGGCGGACCGTCCGCCGCGCGAGCGGTCCGGTCGAGCTGACCCGCAAGGAGTTCGGCGTGCTGGAGGTGCTGCTGTCGGCCGCCGGTTCGGTGGTCAGCAGCGAGGAACTGCTCGAACGCGTGTGGGACGAGAACGCCGACCCGTTCACCACCACCGTCCGGGTCACCGTGATGACACTGCGCAAGAAACTCGGCGAGCCGGGCATCATCGAGACCGTCGTCGGCTCCGGCTACCGGGTGCCGGAGCAGGGGACCGCACGCGGGTGA
- a CDS encoding HAMP domain-containing sensor histidine kinase, producing the protein MNLSGARSLRARVTLLATGLVALVSLLLLWLTWNLVGDAVSAVPRLPPGTTVRVDGVEVDASAVTEHLRVYARERVLLFGATAFCFVVLAAGILAWTFTARVLRPLREITGTARRLSIESMGERIGGVRTKDELAELAETFDDMLDRLQAAFDAQRHFVANASHELRTPLAVIRTEVDVTLADEQADEAELRRMAGVVRDATERAERLVGSLLLLARTDGAGLVAREPADLAVIVASAWRAVRADAEKRGIRTEFATQGAPTFGDPALLERIAGNLLENAVRHNVEGGWLDVVTQAGPQWSVLRVRSSGGLLDPAAVPELFEPFRRAGVARTARTGAGLGLSIVRAAVQAHGGTVSAEPVVGGGLSVTVHLPALP; encoded by the coding sequence GTGAACCTGTCCGGTGCCCGCAGCCTGCGCGCGCGGGTCACGTTGCTCGCGACCGGGCTGGTGGCGCTGGTCAGCCTCTTGTTGCTCTGGCTGACCTGGAATCTGGTCGGTGACGCCGTTTCCGCGGTTCCTCGGTTGCCGCCGGGCACCACGGTGCGGGTCGACGGCGTCGAGGTCGACGCTTCCGCCGTCACCGAGCATCTGCGGGTGTACGCCCGTGAGCGCGTGCTGCTGTTCGGCGCGACCGCGTTCTGTTTCGTCGTGCTGGCGGCGGGGATCCTCGCGTGGACGTTCACCGCACGGGTCCTGCGGCCGCTGCGTGAGATCACCGGGACGGCACGCCGTCTGTCGATCGAATCGATGGGGGAGCGGATCGGTGGGGTCCGCACCAAGGACGAACTCGCCGAACTGGCCGAGACCTTCGACGACATGCTCGACAGGTTGCAGGCCGCGTTCGACGCGCAACGGCATTTCGTCGCGAACGCCAGCCACGAACTGCGGACGCCGCTCGCGGTCATCCGCACCGAAGTCGACGTCACCCTGGCCGACGAGCAGGCCGACGAAGCCGAACTGCGGCGGATGGCAGGCGTGGTCCGCGACGCGACCGAACGGGCCGAGCGGCTGGTCGGTTCGCTGCTGCTGCTCGCGCGCACGGACGGCGCGGGGCTGGTGGCGAGGGAACCGGCCGATCTCGCGGTGATCGTCGCGAGCGCTTGGCGTGCGGTGCGGGCCGACGCCGAGAAACGCGGTATCCGTACCGAATTCGCGACCCAGGGCGCGCCGACGTTCGGGGATCCCGCGCTGCTGGAACGGATCGCGGGCAACCTGCTGGAGAACGCCGTGCGGCACAACGTCGAGGGCGGCTGGCTGGACGTCGTCACGCAGGCCGGTCCACAGTGGTCGGTGCTGCGGGTGCGGTCCTCCGGCGGTCTGCTCGACCCGGCCGCGGTCCCCGAACTGTTCGAGCCGTTCCGCCGCGCCGGCGTCGCCAGGACCGCCCGCACCGGTGCCGGTCTGGGGCTCTCGATCGTGCGGGCCGCGGTCCAGGCACACGGCGGCACGGTGTCCGCGGAACCCGTTGTGGGCGGCGGGCTTTCGGTGACGGTCCACCTGCCCGCTCTGCCTTGA
- a CDS encoding aldo/keto reductase produces the protein MVPSMRLNNGTSLPQLGFGVYKIGDDEVADAVRTAIEAGYRAIDTATLYANERGVGEAVRTSGLPREELFVTTKLWNTEHGHDSALRAFDASLGELGLEYVDLYLIHWPLPSQDKYVETWRALEKIASDGRAKAIGVSNFRIPHLERLIEETGTVPAVNQIECHPWLQQPLLRNFHEKHEILTEAWGPLARGGDLLADQKITTIAKKHGKTPAQIVLRWHIEMNHLVIPKSVTPERIKENMDIFDFALDAHDGAAIATLEQGTRLGPDPDTLS, from the coding sequence ATGGTCCCCAGCATGAGGTTGAACAACGGAACGTCCCTTCCCCAGCTCGGATTCGGCGTGTACAAGATCGGCGACGACGAGGTCGCCGACGCGGTCCGCACCGCCATCGAAGCGGGTTACCGCGCCATCGACACGGCGACCCTGTACGCCAACGAACGCGGCGTCGGCGAGGCCGTCCGCACCAGCGGGCTGCCCCGCGAGGAACTGTTCGTCACCACGAAACTGTGGAACACCGAGCACGGCCACGACTCGGCGTTGCGTGCCTTCGACGCCAGCCTGGGCGAGCTCGGTCTCGAGTACGTCGACCTGTACCTGATCCACTGGCCGCTGCCGTCACAGGACAAGTACGTGGAAACGTGGCGGGCGCTGGAAAAGATCGCCTCCGACGGCCGGGCGAAGGCGATCGGTGTCTCGAACTTCCGGATCCCGCATCTGGAACGGCTGATCGAGGAGACCGGGACGGTCCCCGCGGTGAACCAGATCGAATGCCACCCGTGGTTGCAGCAGCCGCTGCTCCGGAACTTCCACGAGAAGCACGAGATCCTCACCGAGGCGTGGGGCCCGCTGGCGCGCGGCGGGGATCTGCTCGCCGACCAGAAGATCACCACGATCGCGAAGAAGCACGGCAAGACCCCGGCCCAGATCGTGCTGCGCTGGCACATCGAGATGAACCACCTGGTGATCCCGAAATCCGTCACGCCGGAGCGGATCAAGGAGAACATGGACATCTTCGACTTCGCGCTCGACGCGCACGACGGCGCCGCGATCGCGACGCTGGAGCAGGGAACGCGGCTGGGGCCGGACCCGGACACGCTCTCCTGA
- a CDS encoding permease-like cell division protein FtsX: protein MEEPRRRPSVPRWLFWVIGAAAVLVAGAVAMTAIVVFDRVGTKLAPPSSSVVALPRDAEPVPLGGRELCGIRLVIYAETDEAMRAIAQALREEPKARRVLTETKKEAYERFKKLFANDQELVRLTGPDVLPAVVHLLPVAGTDFPALADQLRRRFPEAQKVDVLDPAAIVAKMTVTPPPCPPEGER, encoded by the coding sequence GTGGAAGAACCGCGACGGAGACCCTCGGTACCGCGATGGTTGTTCTGGGTGATCGGCGCGGCCGCCGTGCTGGTCGCCGGAGCCGTGGCCATGACGGCGATCGTGGTGTTCGACAGGGTCGGCACGAAGCTCGCGCCGCCGTCCTCGTCCGTCGTGGCCCTGCCGCGCGACGCCGAACCCGTACCGCTGGGCGGCCGGGAGCTGTGCGGGATCCGGCTGGTGATCTACGCCGAGACCGACGAGGCCATGAGGGCGATCGCGCAGGCACTCCGGGAGGAGCCGAAGGCGCGCCGCGTGCTGACCGAGACCAAGAAGGAGGCGTACGAGCGGTTCAAGAAGCTCTTCGCGAACGACCAGGAGCTGGTGCGGCTCACGGGGCCGGACGTGCTCCCGGCGGTCGTGCATCTCCTGCCCGTCGCCGGAACCGACTTCCCTGCCTTGGCGGACCAACTACGGCGGCGTTTCCCCGAAGCGCAGAAGGTCGACGTGCTCGATCCCGCGGCCATCGTGGCCAAGATGACCGTGACCCCGCCGCCGTGCCCGCCGGAGGGCGAACGCTGA
- a CDS encoding 3-hydroxyacyl-CoA dehydrogenase NAD-binding domain-containing protein translates to MTFTAEQAKAAFPDEVVTNAITRLVKVPGLDKPVALITLDNGHDHTRPNTFGPQGLVSLDAALDTAFAAEPAAIAVTGKPFIFAVGADLSGVEAVADPALAREIAQTGHDVFRRLTETEIPTFGFINGAVMGGGLELALSCHYRTLSENTAAIAFPEVFLGLFPGWGGTQLLPNLIGPDAAVTVIIENALAQNKMLKVAQAAELGIVDEVFGSADYLEQSLLWLAKVVNGELTPARREIDRGDGWDAAIARAKAIVDGRTQGASPGATKAVELLELARENDLDRGYAAETDGLAELLMDDTLRAGLYSFNLVNKRAKRPAGAPDKSLARKVTKVGVVGAGLMAGQMALLFVRRLKVPVVLTDVDQERVDKGVSYVHGEIDKLLAKKRVSPDGANRLKALVTGSLDKSAFADADFVIEAVFEELGVKQKVFADLERYVSPEAILATNTSSLSITAMASRLEHPERVVGFHFFNPVAVMPLLEIVRAEKTDDAALATAFALGKQLKKSSVLVKDASAFVVNRLLLRFLGEVLVTVDEGTPFEVADKALEPLGLPMTPLTLMQLVGPAIALHVGETLHEAFPDRFTVSENLDRFVKAGKKAVWQWDAHGNATVDPEVAELWQRGDSPSTSEQVRDRALAAIAEEIRIMLDEGVVAEAQDIDLCLILGAGWPFWLGGITPYLDRAGVSEKVNGKRFLAPGVASVPLS, encoded by the coding sequence ATGACTTTCACCGCTGAGCAGGCGAAAGCCGCCTTCCCCGACGAGGTCGTCACGAACGCGATCACCCGGCTGGTGAAGGTGCCCGGCCTCGACAAGCCGGTCGCCCTGATCACCCTGGACAACGGCCACGACCACACCCGGCCGAACACCTTCGGCCCGCAGGGCCTGGTGAGCCTCGACGCCGCGCTCGACACCGCCTTCGCCGCGGAACCCGCCGCGATCGCGGTCACCGGCAAGCCGTTCATCTTCGCCGTCGGCGCCGACCTGTCCGGTGTCGAGGCGGTCGCGGATCCGGCGCTGGCGCGGGAGATCGCCCAGACCGGGCACGACGTGTTCCGCCGTCTCACCGAGACCGAGATCCCGACCTTCGGGTTCATCAACGGCGCGGTGATGGGCGGCGGGCTCGAACTCGCGCTCTCCTGCCACTACCGCACGCTTTCGGAGAACACCGCCGCGATCGCGTTCCCCGAGGTCTTCCTCGGCCTGTTCCCGGGCTGGGGCGGCACGCAGCTGTTGCCGAACCTGATCGGGCCGGACGCCGCGGTCACCGTGATCATCGAGAACGCGCTGGCGCAGAACAAGATGCTCAAGGTCGCGCAGGCGGCGGAGCTCGGCATCGTGGACGAGGTCTTCGGTTCGGCCGACTACCTCGAGCAGTCCCTGCTGTGGCTGGCGAAGGTCGTCAACGGCGAGCTCACCCCGGCCCGCCGCGAGATCGACCGCGGCGACGGCTGGGACGCCGCGATCGCCCGCGCCAAGGCCATTGTGGACGGACGCACCCAGGGCGCTTCGCCCGGCGCGACCAAGGCCGTCGAGCTGCTGGAGCTGGCCCGTGAGAACGATCTGGACCGCGGTTACGCGGCCGAGACCGACGGACTCGCCGAACTGCTGATGGACGACACGCTCCGTGCCGGGCTGTACTCGTTCAACCTGGTCAACAAGCGGGCCAAGCGGCCGGCGGGCGCGCCGGACAAGTCGCTGGCGCGCAAGGTGACCAAGGTCGGCGTCGTCGGCGCGGGCCTGATGGCCGGCCAGATGGCGCTGCTGTTCGTCCGCAGGCTCAAGGTGCCGGTCGTGCTCACCGACGTCGATCAGGAACGGGTCGACAAGGGGGTGTCCTATGTGCACGGTGAGATCGACAAGCTGCTGGCCAAGAAGCGGGTTTCACCGGACGGCGCGAACCGGCTGAAGGCACTCGTCACCGGCTCGCTCGACAAGTCCGCCTTCGCCGACGCCGACTTCGTGATCGAGGCGGTGTTCGAGGAGCTGGGCGTCAAGCAGAAGGTCTTCGCCGACCTGGAGCGGTACGTCTCACCCGAGGCGATCCTCGCGACGAACACCTCGTCACTGTCGATCACCGCGATGGCGTCGCGGCTCGAACATCCGGAACGCGTGGTCGGGTTCCACTTCTTCAATCCGGTCGCGGTGATGCCGCTGCTGGAGATCGTCCGCGCGGAGAAGACCGACGACGCCGCGCTGGCCACCGCGTTCGCCCTCGGCAAGCAGCTCAAGAAGTCGAGCGTGCTGGTCAAGGACGCGTCCGCGTTCGTGGTCAACCGGCTGCTGCTGCGGTTCCTCGGCGAGGTGCTGGTGACCGTCGACGAGGGCACGCCGTTCGAGGTCGCGGACAAGGCGCTCGAGCCGCTGGGCCTGCCGATGACGCCGCTGACGCTGATGCAGCTGGTCGGCCCGGCGATCGCCCTGCACGTCGGGGAGACCCTGCACGAGGCGTTCCCGGACCGGTTCACCGTCAGCGAGAACCTCGACCGCTTCGTCAAGGCGGGCAAAAAGGCCGTCTGGCAGTGGGACGCTCACGGCAACGCCACCGTCGATCCCGAGGTGGCCGAGCTCTGGCAGCGCGGTGACTCCCCGTCGACCTCCGAGCAGGTGCGTGACCGCGCGCTGGCGGCGATCGCCGAGGAGATCCGGATCATGCTCGACGAGGGCGTGGTCGCCGAGGCACAGGACATCGACCTGTGCCTGATCCTCGGCGCGGGCTGGCCGTTCTGGCTGGGCGGCATCACGCCGTACCTGGATCGGGCCGGGGTGTCCGAGAAGGTCAACGGCAAGCGGTTCCTGGCCCCGGGTGTGGCGAGTGTGCCGCTCTCCTGA
- a CDS encoding thiolase family protein, with protein sequence MAAGAPPLAPNARSVRNVAFVEGVRTPFGKAGEKGMYAGTRADDLVVNAIRELLRRHPELPPERVDEVAIAATTQIGDQGLTIGRTAALLAGLPKSVPGFALDRMCAGAMTAVTTTASGIGFGAYDIAIAGGVEHMGRHPMGEGVDPNPRIIADKLVDPTALVMGQTAENLHDRFPEITKERTDAFAARSQEKYAEAVKTGKIGPELVPVATRTKVHSAERSSSGGGMDGLGWGLATEDEPPRPGTTVEQLAGLKTPFRPHGRITAGNAAGLNDGATAALLADEDTARELGLPIGMRLVGYSFAGVEPEVMGIGPVPATEKLFKRTGLSIDDIGLFEINEAFAVQVLTFLDHFGIADDDPRVNQWGGAIACGHPLASSGVRLMTQLSRQFAERPDVRYGLTTMCIGIGMGGTVLWENPAYNGSEGAK encoded by the coding sequence GTGGCCGCAGGAGCACCACCGCTCGCGCCGAACGCGCGGTCGGTACGCAATGTCGCCTTCGTCGAAGGGGTGCGAACGCCCTTCGGCAAGGCAGGCGAAAAAGGCATGTACGCCGGCACCCGTGCCGACGACCTCGTCGTCAACGCCATCCGTGAACTGCTGCGGCGGCATCCCGAACTGCCGCCCGAGCGCGTCGACGAGGTGGCGATCGCCGCCACCACCCAGATCGGGGACCAGGGCCTCACCATCGGCCGCACCGCCGCGCTGCTGGCGGGCCTGCCGAAGTCGGTGCCCGGCTTCGCGCTGGACCGCATGTGCGCGGGCGCGATGACCGCGGTCACCACGACCGCGAGCGGGATCGGCTTCGGCGCGTACGACATCGCCATCGCCGGCGGCGTCGAGCACATGGGCCGCCACCCGATGGGGGAGGGCGTCGACCCGAACCCGCGCATCATCGCCGACAAGCTCGTCGACCCGACGGCGCTGGTCATGGGCCAGACCGCGGAGAACCTGCACGATCGGTTCCCCGAGATCACCAAGGAGCGCACCGACGCCTTCGCGGCGCGCAGCCAGGAGAAATACGCCGAGGCCGTGAAGACCGGCAAGATCGGCCCCGAGCTGGTCCCGGTCGCCACCCGGACGAAAGTTCACTCAGCGGAGCGAAGCTCTTCCGGCGGGGGCATGGATGGACTGGGCTGGGGGCTCGCGACCGAGGACGAGCCGCCGCGTCCCGGCACCACCGTCGAGCAGCTCGCCGGGCTGAAGACGCCGTTCCGGCCGCACGGCCGGATCACCGCGGGCAACGCGGCCGGGCTCAACGACGGCGCCACCGCCGCACTGCTCGCCGACGAGGACACCGCCCGCGAGCTCGGCCTGCCGATCGGCATGCGGCTGGTGGGGTACTCCTTCGCCGGGGTCGAGCCGGAGGTCATGGGCATCGGCCCGGTCCCCGCCACCGAGAAGCTGTTCAAGCGCACCGGTCTGTCGATCGACGACATCGGCCTGTTCGAGATCAACGAGGCGTTCGCCGTCCAGGTGCTGACCTTCCTCGACCACTTCGGCATCGCCGACGACGACCCGCGCGTCAACCAGTGGGGTGGCGCGATCGCCTGCGGTCACCCGCTCGCCTCGTCCGGTGTCCGGCTGATGACGCAGCTTTCGCGTCAATTCGCCGAGCGCCCCGACGTGCGCTACGGCCTGACCACCATGTGCATCGGGATCGGCATGGGCGGCACCGTCCTCTGGGAGAACCCGGCCTACAACGGCTCCGAGGGGGCGAAGTAA